A stretch of Rhododendron vialii isolate Sample 1 chromosome 4a, ASM3025357v1 DNA encodes these proteins:
- the LOC131322293 gene encoding uncharacterized protein LOC131322293, which translates to MATTTEDCCLKPRETISSDACDTKKEQDEEDEELFEIDFEVCSSIPPPHYNWESYVTSTNNIALMANCLLPISDLSNAVPMVSKSRHAFPLTEKPGVLVFAESMAGDFLGLPSSLGAMSMILN; encoded by the coding sequence ATGGCTACGACAACTGAAGATTGTTGTCTAAAGCCCAGAGAAACCATATCATCAGATGCCTGCGACACGAAAAAAGAACAAGATGAGGAAGACGAGGAGCTTTTCGAGATCGATTTTGAGGTTTGTAGCAGCATCCCTCCACCTCATTATAACTGGGAGAGCTACGTCACTTCAACCAACAATATTGCCCTTATGGCCAACTGTTTGCTACCCATATCCGACCTCTCCAACGCTGTTCCGATGGTCTCTAAATCTCGCCATGCTTTCCCCTTGACAGAAAAGCCTGGTGTCCTCGTCTTCGCAGAGTCCATGGCAGGAGATTTTCTTGGGCTCCCGTCTTCTTTGGGTGCAATGAGTATGATATTGAATTGA